A single region of the Acinetobacter sp. WCHA45 genome encodes:
- a CDS encoding ion transporter: protein MAQFSWQRLRRFVYNNLHDDDYKSKVSTCVNYVLISLIIANVAAVLLESINEIYKLYQPYFDLFENISILIFSGEYLLRLWSIVEKNPQESAWKQRFRWMKSGGAIIDLMAILPAYLNFFVHIDLRFLRVLRLFRLLKLTRYFVSLQILLRVIQREKGSFQAVIFILVIMIVMTASAIYVVENKAQPEAFSSIPKAMWWAVVTLTTVGYGDVTPVTNLGRILGAFITILGVGIAALPAGILASGLANELNQRNQRLEQEFREALQADELDLLHDQVEIERIRKKVGLPKEQTHEIIIQLVREKLLEDQQQEKKKYHYCPHCGEKLSE from the coding sequence ATGGCTCAATTTTCATGGCAACGCCTAAGACGGTTTGTTTACAACAATCTGCATGATGATGACTATAAAAGTAAAGTAAGTACCTGTGTCAACTATGTACTGATTTCCCTGATCATTGCCAATGTTGCAGCGGTGCTACTGGAGTCGATTAATGAAATCTATAAGCTGTACCAACCTTATTTTGATTTGTTTGAAAATATCTCAATCCTGATTTTTAGTGGAGAGTATTTATTAAGGCTATGGAGCATCGTTGAGAAAAATCCACAGGAATCAGCATGGAAACAACGGTTTCGCTGGATGAAAAGTGGCGGGGCGATTATTGACCTAATGGCGATTTTACCTGCGTACTTGAACTTCTTTGTTCATATCGATTTGCGTTTTTTACGAGTTCTACGTTTATTCCGCTTACTCAAACTGACCCGATATTTTGTTTCATTACAGATATTATTAAGGGTAATTCAACGAGAAAAAGGTTCATTTCAGGCGGTTATTTTCATCTTGGTCATTATGATTGTGATGACGGCATCCGCAATTTACGTGGTGGAAAATAAAGCCCAGCCTGAAGCATTTAGCTCAATTCCAAAAGCAATGTGGTGGGCGGTTGTTACATTGACAACAGTGGGCTATGGTGATGTAACGCCTGTCACCAATTTAGGGCGTATCCTGGGTGCATTCATTACAATACTGGGTGTCGGTATTGCAGCTTTGCCCGCAGGTATTTTAGCTTCAGGCCTTGCCAATGAATTAAACCAGCGCAATCAAAGACTGGAACAGGAGTTTCGTGAAGCCTTGCAAGCCGATGAGCTGGACTTGTTGCATGACCAAGTTGAAATTGAACGAATTCGGAAAAAAGTGGGTTTACCAAAAGAGCAGACTCATGAAATTATCATCCAGTTGGTTAGGGAGAAGCTGCTTGAAGATCAGCAACAGGAAAAAAAGAAATATCATTACTGTCCGCATTGTGGTGAAAAATTATCCGAATAA
- a CDS encoding cupin domain-containing protein — protein MSESLAVLGGITAEQFLNEYWQKKPLLVRNAMPEIMGLLEPEDVKELALEEDVSARLIRQKNKNPNEWHVKSSPLTKGDFQKLPNLWTILVQAVDHYSFDIAELWKKFPFIPQWRRDDIMVSYAPKGGSVGKHFDFYDVFLVQGHGHRRWQLGQMCDESTEFVADQPLKLLSQMSVNFDEVLAPGDLLYVPPGLAHYGVAEDDCLTFSFGFRMPNLAEMTDRLSEQFAKNSVLTNPLVDITRIKTNAIGEINNSEFSYLKTQLLDYLTQAPEFDAAIMAYMSESKYPNSIPEPDEIVVDDLLEVINSGYQLILEPASRLLYRQQDQLLDFWANGENICISQSFQAQLKQIADGASLTFDEEFNHTDILEDIVLLLNQAVIMLLPPH, from the coding sequence ATGTCTGAATCCTTAGCGGTACTCGGCGGTATTACCGCAGAACAATTCTTGAATGAATATTGGCAAAAAAAACCATTGTTAGTTCGCAATGCAATGCCTGAAATTATGGGTTTATTAGAACCCGAAGATGTCAAGGAACTAGCGCTAGAAGAAGATGTCAGTGCTCGCTTGATTCGTCAAAAAAATAAAAATCCAAATGAATGGCATGTAAAATCATCACCACTCACTAAAGGCGATTTCCAAAAGTTACCGAATCTTTGGACTATCTTGGTTCAAGCGGTGGACCATTATTCTTTTGATATTGCTGAGCTCTGGAAAAAATTTCCATTTATTCCTCAATGGCGCCGCGATGACATCATGGTCTCTTATGCACCTAAAGGTGGCTCTGTTGGTAAGCACTTCGATTTCTATGATGTATTCCTTGTACAAGGGCATGGTCATCGCCGTTGGCAACTCGGTCAAATGTGTGATGAATCAACAGAGTTTGTTGCAGATCAACCATTAAAACTCCTTTCTCAAATGAGTGTAAATTTTGATGAGGTACTTGCACCTGGCGATCTATTATATGTACCACCTGGTCTTGCTCATTATGGCGTTGCCGAGGATGATTGTTTAACTTTCTCATTTGGCTTCCGTATGCCAAATTTAGCTGAAATGACAGATCGACTCAGTGAACAATTCGCAAAAAACTCAGTCTTAACAAATCCTCTCGTGGATATTACTCGCATAAAAACAAATGCTATTGGAGAGATAAATAATTCCGAATTTTCTTATCTCAAGACTCAATTACTTGATTATCTCACTCAAGCACCAGAATTTGATGCTGCGATCATGGCATACATGAGTGAGTCTAAATATCCCAATAGCATTCCTGAGCCAGATGAAATTGTGGTAGATGATTTACTTGAAGTTATTAATAGCGGCTATCAACTTATTCTAGAACCTGCATCAAGATTGCTCTATAGACAACAAGATCAATTATTAGACTTTTGGGCAAATGGGGAAAATATCTGTATTTCTCAATCTTTCCAAGCACAACTGAAACAAATTGCAGATGGTGCAAGCTTAACATTTGATGAAGAATTTAATCATACGGATATTTTAGAAGATATCGTATTGTTACTGAATCAAGCAGTTATTATGTTGCTACCACCGCATTAA
- a CDS encoding bifunctional aconitate hydratase 2/2-methylisocitrate dehydratase, with protein MLEAYRQHVEERAALGVPPKPLDDAQTAELVTLLKNPPAGEEAFLVDLLENRVPAGVDQAAYVKAAFLAALAKGEATSPLVTKERAVYLLGTMLGGYNVAPLVELLDNAELAELAAEALKKTLLVFDAFHDVADKAKAGNAAAKAVLQSWAEAEWFTSRADVPEEIKITVFKVTGETNTDDLSPAQDAWSRPDIPLHANAMLKNERDGINPEKPGEVGPLNQIKELIAKGNQVAYVGDVVGTGSSRKSATNSVLWFFGNELPHIPNKKDGGVCLGSKIAPIFFNTMEDAGALPVEIDVANMNMGDEVVLKIDHTAAKVTAFKDGAQIAEAELKTPVLLDEVRAGGRINLIIGRGLTAKAREELGLAPSTLFRTPVQPADTGKGFTQAQKMVGRACGLPEGQGIRPGTYCEPKMTTVGSQDTTGPMTRDELKDLACLGFSADLVMQSFCHTAAYPKPVDVTTHHTLPDFIMNRGGVSLRPGDGIIHSWLNRMLLPDTVGTGGDSHTRFPIGISFPAGSGLVAFAAATGVMPLDMPESVLVKFKGKMQPGITLRDLVHAIPYYAIKAGDLTVEKKGKKNIFSGRILEIDLTEMENDLTVEQAFELSDASAERSAAGCSITLSEEKVAEYLRSNITMLKWMIAEGYGDARTMARRAENMQKWLDNPSLLKADADAEYLKVYEIDLADIKEPILCCPNDPDDAKLLSDVQGDKIDEVFIGSCMTNIGHFRAAGQLLDKVPGGSLSTRLWLAPPTRMDEHQLMEEGLYNIYGRAGARTEMPGCSLCMGNQARVAPNTTCVSTSTRNFPNRLGQGANVYLASAELASVAAVLGKLPSPEEYQQYASQIDSAAADIYKYLNFDKMSEYTKEADQVDTKKIQAAQLT; from the coding sequence GTGCTAGAAGCTTACCGCCAACACGTTGAAGAACGTGCCGCACTCGGAGTCCCACCGAAGCCGCTTGATGATGCTCAAACTGCTGAACTTGTAACTTTATTAAAAAATCCACCAGCAGGCGAAGAAGCATTTTTAGTAGATTTGCTTGAAAACCGTGTTCCAGCAGGTGTTGACCAAGCTGCATATGTTAAAGCTGCTTTCTTGGCTGCTCTAGCAAAAGGCGAAGCAACTTCTCCACTTGTAACTAAAGAGCGTGCAGTTTACTTACTAGGTACGATGCTTGGTGGTTATAACGTTGCTCCTTTAGTTGAACTTCTTGACAATGCTGAGCTTGCTGAATTAGCTGCAGAAGCATTGAAGAAAACTCTTCTTGTATTTGATGCATTCCATGACGTAGCAGACAAAGCAAAAGCAGGCAATGCTGCGGCTAAAGCTGTTTTACAATCTTGGGCTGAAGCAGAATGGTTCACAAGCCGTGCTGACGTTCCAGAAGAAATCAAAATCACTGTGTTTAAAGTAACAGGTGAGACAAATACCGATGACTTGTCTCCAGCTCAAGACGCTTGGAGCCGTCCAGATATCCCATTACACGCAAATGCAATGTTGAAAAACGAGCGTGACGGTATCAACCCTGAAAAACCAGGTGAAGTTGGTCCATTAAACCAAATCAAAGAATTAATCGCGAAAGGCAACCAAGTTGCTTACGTGGGTGACGTTGTTGGTACAGGTTCTTCTCGTAAATCTGCAACGAACTCTGTACTTTGGTTCTTCGGTAACGAACTTCCGCACATTCCAAACAAAAAAGATGGTGGTGTGTGCTTAGGTTCTAAGATCGCTCCAATTTTCTTCAATACAATGGAAGATGCAGGTGCATTACCTGTAGAAATCGACGTTGCCAACATGAACATGGGCGACGAAGTTGTATTGAAAATTGATCATACTGCTGCAAAAGTTACTGCATTCAAAGACGGTGCACAAATTGCAGAAGCTGAGCTTAAAACGCCTGTACTTTTAGACGAAGTACGTGCTGGTGGTCGTATTAACTTGATCATTGGTCGTGGTTTAACTGCGAAAGCACGTGAAGAATTAGGTCTTGCACCTTCTACTTTATTCCGTACTCCAGTACAACCTGCTGACACTGGTAAAGGCTTTACACAAGCTCAGAAGATGGTTGGTCGTGCATGTGGTCTTCCTGAAGGTCAAGGTATCCGTCCAGGTACTTACTGTGAACCTAAGATGACAACTGTTGGTTCTCAAGATACAACAGGTCCAATGACGCGTGACGAGTTAAAAGACTTAGCGTGCTTGGGCTTCTCAGCTGACTTAGTGATGCAGTCTTTCTGTCACACTGCTGCTTATCCAAAACCAGTTGACGTAACAACTCACCATACATTACCTGACTTTATCATGAACCGTGGTGGTGTATCTTTACGTCCTGGTGACGGTATTATCCACTCTTGGTTAAACCGTATGTTACTTCCAGATACAGTAGGTACTGGTGGTGACTCACATACTCGTTTCCCAATCGGTATTTCATTCCCAGCGGGTTCTGGTCTGGTTGCGTTCGCAGCTGCAACTGGCGTTATGCCACTTGATATGCCTGAATCTGTACTTGTTAAGTTCAAAGGTAAAATGCAGCCTGGTATCACTTTACGTGACCTTGTACATGCGATTCCTTACTACGCGATCAAAGCTGGTGACTTAACTGTAGAGAAGAAAGGTAAGAAAAACATCTTCTCTGGTCGTATCCTTGAGATCGACTTAACAGAAATGGAAAATGACTTGACTGTTGAGCAAGCATTTGAACTTTCTGATGCATCTGCTGAGCGTTCTGCTGCGGGCTGTTCAATCACACTTTCTGAAGAGAAAGTTGCTGAATACCTACGTTCTAACATCACCATGTTGAAGTGGATGATCGCAGAAGGTTATGGCGATGCTCGTACTATGGCGCGCCGTGCTGAAAACATGCAGAAGTGGTTAGACAACCCAAGCTTGTTAAAAGCTGATGCTGATGCTGAATACTTAAAAGTTTACGAAATCGATCTAGCTGACATCAAAGAACCAATTCTTTGCTGCCCGAACGATCCAGATGACGCAAAACTTCTTTCTGACGTTCAAGGCGACAAGATTGATGAAGTATTCATCGGTTCTTGTATGACCAACATCGGTCACTTCCGTGCAGCTGGTCAGTTACTTGACAAAGTACCTGGTGGTTCATTGTCTACTCGCTTATGGTTGGCTCCACCAACACGTATGGATGAGCACCAGTTGATGGAAGAAGGCTTGTATAACATCTATGGCCGTGCTGGTGCGCGTACTGAGATGCCGGGCTGTTCATTGTGTATGGGTAACCAAGCACGTGTAGCACCGAACACAACATGTGTATCAACTTCTACTCGTAACTTCCCGAACCGTTTAGGTCAAGGTGCAAACGTTTACTTAGCTTCTGCTGAGCTTGCATCTGTCGCTGCTGTTCTTGGTAAATTACCAAGCCCAGAAGAATATCAACAGTACGCGTCACAAATTGACAGCGCTGCTGCTGACATCTACAAATACTTGAACTTCGACAAGATGAGCGAATATACAAAAGAAGCTGATCAAGTTGATACCAAGAAGATTCAGGCTGCTCAATTGACTTAA
- a CDS encoding MFS transporter, with protein sequence MLNLSPQPNFSLFLVILSLAVGSFCIGTTEFVAMGLIQEIATDLNVSVPHAGYFISAYALGVMVGAPIIAILGAKVPRKTLLLSLMLFYGLANAATAFATTPEAMLISRFIAGFPHGAYFGVAALVAAELAGKQRRATAIAQVMMGLTLANVIGVPIATWLGQQFGWKSGFEFSAVIAFITLIGVSLFVPNIAPQKSASIRAELAGLKNINMWLTLAVGAVGFGGMFSVYSYVSPILTEYTHADIRIVPIALAIWGVGMVIGGLVSGWLADKSLFRTMIGILVSSALAFVLASFMMSNLYTAITALFLIGFTVIGLGGALQTHLMDIAGDAQTLAASLNHSAFNLANALGAFLGGWVLSHNMGWLAPIWVGFVLSLGGLAILLIALAYAKYSQKNESVVS encoded by the coding sequence TTGTTAAATTTATCTCCTCAACCTAATTTCTCTCTTTTTCTAGTGATTTTATCCTTGGCAGTTGGTAGTTTCTGTATTGGAACGACTGAATTTGTTGCTATGGGGTTGATTCAAGAAATCGCTACTGATTTAAATGTCAGTGTTCCACATGCAGGCTATTTCATTAGCGCCTATGCGCTTGGTGTTATGGTTGGCGCACCGATTATTGCAATTTTAGGAGCTAAAGTACCGCGTAAAACGCTATTACTCAGCTTGATGTTATTTTATGGTTTAGCCAATGCCGCCACTGCCTTCGCAACAACACCTGAAGCTATGCTGATATCCCGTTTTATTGCAGGCTTTCCTCATGGTGCTTATTTTGGTGTAGCCGCATTAGTTGCAGCCGAATTGGCAGGAAAACAACGTAGAGCTACTGCGATTGCACAAGTAATGATGGGACTCACCCTTGCCAATGTGATTGGTGTTCCTATTGCAACTTGGCTTGGTCAGCAATTTGGTTGGAAATCTGGTTTTGAGTTTTCTGCCGTGATTGCCTTTATTACTTTAATCGGTGTCAGCCTTTTCGTTCCCAATATTGCACCACAAAAGTCAGCCAGTATTAGAGCGGAATTGGCAGGTCTAAAAAACATCAATATGTGGCTAACGCTTGCAGTGGGTGCAGTTGGTTTTGGCGGCATGTTCTCTGTTTATAGTTATGTATCTCCAATTTTAACTGAATATACACACGCCGATATTCGTATCGTCCCGATTGCGCTAGCCATTTGGGGTGTTGGTATGGTGATTGGAGGTCTCGTTTCAGGCTGGCTAGCAGATAAAAGCCTATTTAGAACGATGATTGGAATTTTGGTGAGTTCTGCACTCGCCTTTGTACTTGCAAGTTTTATGATGTCTAATCTCTATACTGCGATTACAGCCTTATTTCTGATTGGTTTCACTGTGATTGGATTAGGTGGCGCATTACAAACACATTTAATGGACATCGCAGGCGATGCACAAACATTAGCGGCATCATTAAATCATTCCGCATTTAATTTAGCCAATGCCTTAGGCGCATTTCTTGGAGGATGGGTACTTAGCCATAATATGGGTTGGTTAGCACCGATCTGGGTGGGTTTTGTTTTAAGCCTGGGTGGTTTGGCAATTCTGCTCATTGCACTGGCGTATGCAAAATACTCACAGAAAAATGAATCTGTCGTTTCTTAA
- a CDS encoding DUF2238 domain-containing protein: MSQKLMLCCAAFILMLILIISGIHPFDRGTWVMEVVPVLVVLPILFATYSRFPLTNLLYSLIFLHAMVLIVGGAYTYARVPLGFEIAQWFSLDRNPYDKIGHFMQGLVPAIAAREILIRHQILAKGKMLSFIVICIVLAISATYELIEWAAALALGQGAQEFLGTQGYEWDTQSDMFFALIGAIAALLFLSKWHNQQLNKLISSYR, from the coding sequence ATGAGTCAAAAACTGATGTTGTGTTGTGCGGCATTTATTCTTATGTTGATTTTAATCATTTCAGGTATTCATCCATTTGACCGTGGTACATGGGTGATGGAAGTTGTTCCTGTTCTCGTTGTTTTACCTATCTTATTTGCAACTTATTCCAGATTTCCACTAACTAATCTCTTGTATAGCCTAATTTTTTTGCATGCAATGGTATTAATCGTAGGTGGGGCATATACCTATGCACGTGTACCTCTAGGTTTTGAGATCGCTCAATGGTTCAGTTTAGATCGAAATCCTTATGACAAGATTGGACATTTTATGCAGGGTTTGGTGCCTGCCATAGCTGCACGGGAAATTTTGATTCGACATCAGATTTTAGCCAAAGGGAAAATGCTTAGTTTTATTGTGATCTGTATTGTACTAGCCATTAGTGCGACTTATGAATTGATTGAATGGGCAGCTGCGTTAGCGCTTGGACAAGGTGCGCAAGAGTTTCTTGGTACACAAGGATATGAATGGGATACCCAGTCTGATATGTTTTTTGCCTTAATTGGAGCGATCGCAGCCTTGTTATTCTTATCTAAATGGCATAACCAACAACTCAATAAATTGATCAGTTCATATCGATAA
- a CDS encoding DUF4124 domain-containing protein: MKPVTLSQLLATIGLILLSFTFQAHAKEYYKWVDSKGVTTYSATPPPTQKQDPQLDPTKKNVNATVTTPSEINVSVPNNKEQKNVPTVTTQTVKSTGTTTATSNATITAASEALIPVKNCNGVRCWDAKGKPYNLVAGTTYLSSTGGKCQKMGNSMRCSK; encoded by the coding sequence ATGAAACCTGTCACTTTAAGTCAACTTTTGGCAACTATAGGCTTAATATTACTCAGCTTTACATTCCAAGCACATGCAAAAGAGTATTATAAATGGGTCGATTCGAAAGGGGTAACGACTTATTCTGCAACACCACCACCCACTCAGAAGCAAGATCCTCAACTTGATCCAACTAAAAAAAATGTAAATGCAACAGTGACAACTCCCAGTGAAATAAATGTTTCCGTGCCCAATAACAAAGAACAAAAAAATGTTCCAACGGTAACAACCCAAACAGTGAAATCAACAGGTACAACTACTGCAACCTCAAATGCAACCATTACAGCTGCTAGCGAAGCACTGATCCCTGTGAAGAATTGCAATGGTGTAAGATGTTGGGATGCGAAAGGTAAACCTTATAATTTAGTTGCTGGCACAACCTATCTTTCTTCTACAGGCGGTAAATGTCAGAAAATGGGTAATAGCATGCGATGCAGTAAATGA